In a genomic window of Nocardia fluminea:
- a CDS encoding YraN family protein has translation MAHKQALGAYGEKLAAQYLCESGMEIVARNWRCRYGELDLIVQDPSTTVFVEVKTRSGLGFGTPAEAVTFRKQQRIRRLALLWLAEQDGPWRRIRFDVVSVLVPRGRGPVIDHLTGAF, from the coding sequence ATGGCACACAAACAGGCGCTCGGCGCGTATGGGGAGAAGCTGGCCGCGCAGTATCTGTGCGAGTCGGGGATGGAGATCGTCGCCCGCAATTGGCGGTGCCGATACGGTGAGCTGGACCTGATCGTCCAGGACCCGTCGACCACCGTGTTCGTCGAGGTGAAGACGCGGTCCGGGCTGGGGTTCGGCACTCCGGCCGAGGCGGTCACCTTCCGCAAGCAGCAGCGGATCCGTCGGCTGGCGCTGCTGTGGCTGGCCGAACAGGACGGGCCGTGGCGGCGGATCCGCTTCGACGTGGTGTCGGTGCTGGTACCGCGGGGCCGCGGGCCGGTCATCGATCATCTGACCGGCGCGTTCTGA
- the rplS gene encoding 50S ribosomal protein L19 produces the protein MNTLDFVDEKSLRSDVPDFRPGDTLNVHVKVIEGSKERIQVFKGVVIRRHGGGIGETFTVRKVSFGVGVERTFPVHSPNIDHIDVVTRGDVRRAKLYYLRDLRGKAAKIKEKR, from the coding sequence ATGAACACCCTTGATTTCGTCGACGAGAAGTCGCTGCGTAGCGATGTCCCCGACTTCCGTCCGGGCGACACCCTGAACGTGCACGTGAAGGTCATCGAAGGCTCGAAGGAGCGCATCCAGGTCTTCAAGGGCGTCGTTATCCGGCGTCATGGCGGCGGCATCGGCGAGACCTTCACGGTCCGCAAGGTGTCCTTCGGCGTGGGTGTCGAGCGCACCTTCCCCGTGCACAGCCCCAACATCGACCACATCGATGTCGTGACCCGCGGTGACGTGCGTCGCGCCAAGCTGTACTACCTGCGCGACCTGCGCGGCAAGGCTGCCAAGATCAAGGAAAAGCGCTGA
- a CDS encoding ribonuclease HII: MGQDRTSWPPRMVMRRAAGLRTLEAALVRGGLAPVAGVDEAGRGPCAGPLVVAACLLAPKAYDKLAGLDDSKKLTEAAREELFPVVQRLALAWSVVVVPAWEIDSIGIHVANIEGMRRAVVGLEHNPGYILTDGFKVPGLPAPSLPVIGGDGTAACIAAASILAKVTRDRMMVELDAQLPGYGFAAHKGYNTPEHTAALRQLGPSTEHRRSWRNVRELEVPGGSRVATRAAHAR, encoded by the coding sequence GTGGGGCAGGATCGGACCAGCTGGCCGCCGCGGATGGTGATGCGCCGGGCGGCGGGACTACGCACGCTCGAAGCCGCGCTCGTGCGGGGTGGCCTCGCGCCGGTGGCCGGTGTCGACGAGGCGGGGCGCGGACCCTGCGCGGGTCCGCTGGTGGTCGCCGCGTGCCTGCTGGCGCCCAAGGCCTACGACAAGCTCGCCGGGCTCGACGACTCCAAGAAACTCACGGAGGCGGCTCGTGAGGAGCTGTTCCCGGTGGTTCAGCGGTTGGCGCTGGCCTGGAGCGTCGTCGTGGTGCCCGCGTGGGAGATCGACTCGATCGGTATCCACGTCGCCAATATCGAGGGCATGCGCCGAGCCGTCGTCGGCCTCGAACACAACCCCGGCTACATCCTGACCGACGGATTCAAGGTTCCCGGCCTGCCCGCGCCCTCCCTGCCGGTGATCGGCGGCGACGGCACCGCGGCCTGCATCGCGGCCGCGAGCATCCTGGCGAAGGTGACCAGGGACCGGATGATGGTCGAGCTCGACGCGCAGCTGCCCGGCTACGGTTTCGCCGCGCACAAGGGCTACAACACGCCCGAGCACACCGCCGCTCTGCGACAGCTCGGACCGAGCACCGAACACCGCCGTTCCTGGCGGAATGTGCGCGAGCTCGAGGTGCCCGGAGGTAGCCGAGTGGCTACTCGCGCGGCACATGCGCGATGA
- the lepB gene encoding signal peptidase I produces MADESGSVSVSDSGDEGGRRRKKRDDKKQRPFWQELPILVVIAAVIAALMVTFVGRPYVIPSQSMENTLLIGDRIYVQKISYYGSEPGPGDVVVFVGPPSWNGHYKSVRSDNTVVRGVQNFLSYFGLVPPDENDLVKRVIAVGGQTVQCCDPQGRVMVDGKPLDEPYIKKDYPWYTDRPNAVYPAGRVFGPVKVPEGNLWVMGDNRNESADSRAHVSDDLQGTVPVDNVRGKTVFKIWPPNRMGPVKTENAQEN; encoded by the coding sequence GTGGCAGACGAAAGTGGGTCGGTGTCGGTGTCCGATTCGGGTGACGAAGGTGGACGGCGCAGAAAGAAGCGCGACGACAAGAAGCAGCGACCGTTCTGGCAGGAGCTGCCGATACTCGTCGTGATCGCGGCGGTGATCGCCGCGCTGATGGTGACTTTCGTCGGCAGGCCGTATGTGATCCCCTCGCAGTCGATGGAGAACACGCTGCTGATCGGTGATCGCATCTACGTCCAGAAGATCAGCTACTACGGCTCCGAACCGGGTCCGGGCGATGTGGTGGTCTTCGTCGGTCCGCCGTCGTGGAACGGGCACTACAAATCGGTGCGTTCGGACAACACCGTCGTGCGCGGCGTGCAGAACTTCCTGTCCTACTTCGGGTTGGTCCCGCCGGACGAGAACGATCTGGTCAAGCGCGTGATCGCGGTCGGCGGGCAGACCGTGCAGTGCTGCGATCCGCAGGGCCGCGTCATGGTCGACGGCAAACCGCTCGACGAGCCGTACATCAAGAAGGATTACCCCTGGTACACCGATCGCCCCAACGCCGTGTACCCCGCCGGTCGGGTGTTCGGCCCGGTGAAGGTGCCCGAGGGCAATCTGTGGGTGATGGGCGACAACCGCAACGAGTCGGCGGATTCGCGCGCCCACGTCAGCGACGATCTGCAGGGCACTGTGCCGGTGGACAACGTCCGCGGCAAAACGGTGTTCAAGATCTGGCCGCCGAACCGTATGGGACCGGTCAAGACCGAGAACGCGCAAGAGAACTGA
- a CDS encoding DUF2469 domain-containing protein, producing the protein MSAEDLEKYETEMELSLYREYKDIVGQFSYVVETERRFYLANSVELRPQNADGEVYFEVRMSDAWVWDMYRPARFVKHVRVITFKDVNIEELEKPDLRLPE; encoded by the coding sequence ATGAGTGCTGAGGACCTCGAGAAGTACGAAACCGAGATGGAGCTGTCCCTGTACCGCGAGTACAAGGACATCGTCGGCCAGTTCTCGTACGTGGTGGAGACCGAACGGCGCTTCTACCTGGCCAATTCGGTCGAACTGCGCCCGCAGAACGCAGACGGCGAGGTGTATTTCGAAGTGCGGATGAGCGATGCGTGGGTGTGGGATATGTACCGCCCGGCACGGTTCGTCAAGCATGTTCGGGTGATCACGTTCAAGGACGTGAACATCGAGGAGTTGGAGAAGCCGGACCTGCGCCTGCCGGAGTAG